In Oncorhynchus mykiss isolate Arlee chromosome 1, USDA_OmykA_1.1, whole genome shotgun sequence, the following proteins share a genomic window:
- the LOC110526778 gene encoding heparan sulfate glucosamine 3-O-sulfotransferase 1-like: protein MACLLVSVFLLVLQTYAAPSEFVQSLDLGPGLTANVTLSPPPGTSKHAPHSIIIGVRKGGTRALLEMLDIHPEVAAAATEVHFFDWDENYAKGFDWYRELMPYSYPHQITVEKTPGYFTSSLAPERIRAMNSSIKLLLILRDPTERVVSDYTQVYFNRLENHKPVQAIENLLVRSGALNTRYKAIQRSFYDVHMRNWLRHFPLEQIHIVDGDTLIRDPLPELQKVERFLNLPPRIMSSNFYFNQTKGFFCIRSEGRERCLHESKGRPHPAVNSTVLQQLRSYLREHNRNFYRLVKRSFDWQ, encoded by the coding sequence ATGGCCTGCTTGTTGGTGTCAGTGTTCCTCCTGGTTCTCCAGACTTATGCTGCCCCATCAGAGTTTGTTCAGAGCCTGGATCTGGGCCCTGGACTCACTGCCAACGTCACTCTGTCTCCACCCCCGGGGACTAGCAAACATGCCCCCCACAGCATCATCATTGGGGTGCGCAAGGGGGGGACACGCGCCCTGCTGGAGATGCTAGATATCCACCCTGAGGTCGCTGCCGCTGCCACAGAGGTGCACTTCTTCGACTGGGACGAGAACTACGCCAAGGGCTTTGACTGGTACCGTGAGCTGATGCCCTATTCCTACCCGCACCAGATCACAGTGGAGAAGACGCCAGGCTATTTCACCTCTTCCCTGGCGCCAGAGCGCATCCGTGCCATGAACTCCTCCATCAAGCTGCTGCTGATCCTGCGGGACCCAACTGAACGCGTCGTCTCAGACTACACCCAGGTCTACTTCAACCGCCTGGAGAACCACAAGCCAGTGCAGGCCATTGAGAATCTGCTGGTGCGCAGCGGAGCTCTCAACACCCGCTACAAGGCCATCCAGCGTAGCTTCTACGACGTGCATATGCGGAACTGGCTGCGCCACTTCCCTCTGGAGCAGATCCACATCGTTGATGGGGACACTTTGATCCGGGACCCCCTTCCCGAGCTGCAGAAAGTAGAGCGTTTCCTCAACCTGCCCCCCAGGATAATGTCGTCCAACTTCTACTTCAACCAGACCAAGGGGTTCTTCTGCATCCGGAGTGAGGGGCGAGAACGCTGCCTGCACGAGTCCAAAGGGCGCCCCCACCCGGCTGTCAACAGTACCGTGCTGCAACAGCTACGCTCCTACCTCCGGGAGCACAATCGTAACTTCTACCGCCTGGTGAAGCGCTCCTTTGACTGGCAGTAA